The genomic interval TTATCCGCGGCTGGCCCGGCTTTGTGAAGCACTACCGGAATGCGGTCAAGGACACCAGCAAGTTCCGCTACCTGCGCCTGGCCGCCTTGCCCCACTTTGCCGGACAGCGACGGGCCTTTGTCTACGGCGGCTGGAATTTCATGATTCCCCGTTACTCCACCAAGACGGAGGCCGCCGTGACCTTCGCCAAGTACTGTCTGCGCGAGGAAAACCAGAAGCTGCTCTTCGTGGAGGGCGGCTACATCCCCATCAACAAGGCCGTGTACGCGGACAGCGCCTTCATGAGGCAGCATGAGGAGTTGGCCTTCTACCGGGATCTGCTCCGCATGGGGGTGCATCGCCCCTACCTTGTCGACTACACGAAGATCTCCGACATCATCGCCTACTACGCCCATCTGGCCATTCGCAACGATCTCCCTGTGCAAGAAGCGTTGCGGCTGGCCACATCGCACATCAACAGCAAACAGGTGCTCATCAAGTAAGAGGGGTGAACAATGGCAGGCGCTCCCCACCGCTTGCTCGCCAAGGTGCGCAAGTATCACTTCCAGTTGCGTCACCTCACCGTGGCCTTTGCCGTTCTGGTGCTCTTTCAACTCTTCGCGACGGTAGCGCAAAAACGGGCCCTCAAGGGGTTCCTCTACGACACCCAGGAGTGGTACCAACGCGATTTTGCCGAACGCCAGGCGAACTTGACCGCCTCGGCCTTTGAGTTGGTGCTGGAGACGGCGTTGCAGAACCGCCGTCTTGAGGAGGCGAGCGTCAAGAAGATCGTGCAGGCCTTCAACATCATCCTCAGCCAGCAACTCCTCCAGCAGCATGTACAAGAGGTGTGCATTCTTGTTTCTGATGGGCCCCGGGTAGTGCCCATCGATAACGGGCACGTGCTCTTTGAGTACGTAGTCAGCCACAGTGCCCAGCTGCCGCCGGACCGGCCGCACCCCCGGGCGGTGGAACTCTATCAGGAGCTGGCGCCCCAGCTCATCTCCTCGGAGCAGACCCTGAGCCGTGTGGAAGGCGGACAGAACTTTCACGTCTTCGTGCCGCTCGTGCCCAAAGGTGAATACTTCGGCGCTCTGTACATGCTCAGCACCCCGCAGTTCCACTTGGTGAGTGCAGAGATTCTGGCGGGTTACAACGAAACCGGTCTGATCTCCATTGCTCTCATCCTGCTCGGCTTTCTTGCCATGTTCTACATCTCCTCCTACACGGTGCGGGAGAGGGACGAGGCGCAGCAGTTGCTCTTCCAAGAGCGAGAGCGGCAGATCCGCGAGCACATGCACTACCAGAAAGAGGCCCTGTTTGCGAAGCGCATCTACCACACCCATCACAAGGCAGAGAAGGTCATGGGCTTCATCAAAGAGGACTTGGAGCTGCTCTCCCCGGCGAACATCGA from Calditrichota bacterium carries:
- a CDS encoding histidine kinase, whose protein sequence is MAGAPHRLLAKVRKYHFQLRHLTVAFAVLVLFQLFATVAQKRALKGFLYDTQEWYQRDFAERQANLTASAFELVLETALQNRRLEEASVKKIVQAFNIILSQQLLQQHVQEVCILVSDGPRVVPIDNGHVLFEYVVSHSAQLPPDRPHPRAVELYQELAPQLISSEQTLSRVEGGQNFHVFVPLVPKGEYFGALYMLSTPQFHLVSAEILAGYNETGLISIALILLGFLAMFYISSYTVRERDEAQQLLFQERERQIREHMHYQKEALFAKRIYHTHHKAEKVMGFIKEDLELLSPANIEQVRERVRKYANFISRVIYDMKWYEPPLHTVRNPAFRTSVNDVVRFVVQNIFLRLPSGQQQFRIELDLDERVPPVAINEFVVWEIIEPLLQNAIDHSGNDHLVIRVSSTYQADQQRTLLTIADNGPGVRQDLLETDERGVRRLFLENVTTKSNQGNSGYGCYIAHELCTQRCGWAIDVENLPEGGCQFTIVIPHEAVNETSHARAD